A region of Nitrospirota bacterium DNA encodes the following proteins:
- the pal gene encoding peptidoglycan-associated lipoprotein Pal, translating into MFKKKYSAALPVILLAAILITNGCAKRVSTSQLDETGTKPSDATSQTSKSESRKAGDDVIAIAEPSIPSADIHEEDLNAETAVSSAKFKDIRDIYFDFDMYSIRDDSRSILQTNASVIKNRKAKKVVIEGHCDDRGTNEYNLALGERRAQSAKRYLLALGVSPSNLSTISYGEEKPFCTEQNEECWQQNRRAHFVVE; encoded by the coding sequence ATGTTTAAAAAGAAGTACTCAGCAGCCCTTCCGGTAATACTTCTGGCAGCCATTTTAATTACCAACGGTTGCGCAAAAAGGGTTTCCACGTCTCAGTTGGATGAGACAGGCACAAAGCCTTCAGATGCGACTTCTCAGACAAGCAAGTCAGAGTCCCGCAAAGCAGGTGATGATGTTATAGCCATAGCCGAGCCTTCGATCCCTTCTGCAGATATTCATGAGGAAGATCTGAATGCAGAGACTGCAGTTTCATCTGCAAAATTTAAGGATATAAGAGATATATATTTCGATTTCGACATGTATTCGATTCGCGATGATTCAAGGTCCATCCTTCAGACTAATGCCTCGGTTATAAAGAACAGGAAGGCAAAGAAGGTCGTTATTGAAGGTCACTGCGATGATCGCGGGACAAATGAGTACAACCTGGCGCTTGGCGAGCGCAGGGCACAGTCTGCCAAACGCTACCTTCTGGCGCTGGGAGTAAGCCCATCCAATTTATCCACAATCAGCTATGGCGAGGAGAAGCCATTCTGTACTGAACAGAACGAAGAGTGCTGGCAGCAGAACCGCCGCGCCCATTTCGTCGTAGAATAA
- a CDS encoding ATP citrate lyase, giving the protein MSIVADENTRVVIQGGPAGVNAARRMAEFSYLIKQPVCVKAFVFPPDAGKMAEIPYGNETVAVPIFASMAEATKTFPEINTSLVYIAPNRALEAALEALRSENIRVVSMITEGVAEKDAKLLIKEAKKLGKIFNGPSSIGIFSAGKCRLGVIGGSYENLMLSKLNRPGSFGVITKSGGLSNEIIWICSQFANGVTTAVGIGGDSYPGTDYVSYLEMFEKDPDTKAVVIVGEMGGNLEERAAEWYGAKKRRIKLIAVVSGFCQEVLPKGMKFGHAGAKEGSRGEGSARGKSDALKSAGAIVPQTYGALGPAIKKVYEEFVASGAIAPVRETPIDQLRKWPKPIEEAIKTGEVSVQPLFKSTICDDRGDEPMYCGYPASDLINKGYDVPHVIGLLWTKRLISSDEAELIRRILMLSADHGPCVSGALATILAACADIPMAQAVASGITMIGPRFGGAVTDAGRWFKYAIDNNMSVEEFLAHMKANVGPVPGIGHRVKSVNNPDKRVKELVSFAKSLGRQLPHLDFALEVEKITTGKKDNLILNVDGTIAVVLLDLGFPVESLNGFFILARTMGLIGHWIDQKQQAARLIRLHPYLARYATEPKREAPRAGEPVEV; this is encoded by the coding sequence ATGAGTATCGTAGCAGATGAAAATACAAGGGTAGTTATACAGGGAGGGCCTGCAGGGGTAAATGCAGCCCGCCGCATGGCAGAGTTCTCCTATCTTATAAAACAGCCCGTTTGCGTCAAGGCCTTCGTATTTCCACCTGATGCAGGCAAGATGGCGGAGATACCCTACGGAAACGAGACAGTTGCAGTTCCGATATTTGCTTCAATGGCTGAAGCAACAAAGACATTTCCTGAAATAAACACGAGCCTTGTCTACATCGCCCCCAACAGGGCGCTTGAAGCCGCCCTTGAGGCCTTGAGAAGCGAGAACATAAGAGTCGTTTCCATGATTACAGAGGGTGTCGCTGAAAAGGATGCGAAGCTGCTCATAAAAGAGGCAAAAAAACTCGGGAAGATTTTTAACGGTCCTTCGTCAATAGGGATATTTTCAGCAGGGAAATGCCGTCTTGGCGTCATAGGCGGCTCATATGAAAACCTGATGCTTTCAAAACTCAACAGGCCAGGCTCATTTGGTGTAATAACCAAATCAGGAGGACTTTCAAATGAAATTATATGGATATGCAGCCAGTTTGCAAACGGCGTGACAACAGCGGTTGGGATCGGCGGCGACTCATATCCAGGCACTGATTATGTCTCATATCTTGAGATGTTTGAGAAAGACCCGGACACAAAGGCTGTCGTCATAGTGGGTGAGATGGGCGGAAACCTCGAAGAGCGTGCAGCAGAGTGGTATGGCGCAAAGAAGCGCAGGATTAAATTGATAGCAGTTGTATCAGGCTTCTGCCAGGAGGTTCTGCCGAAAGGTATGAAGTTCGGCCACGCAGGCGCAAAGGAAGGATCGAGGGGAGAGGGGAGCGCAAGGGGAAAGTCAGATGCACTCAAGAGTGCCGGCGCCATCGTACCCCAGACATATGGCGCCCTCGGCCCTGCCATTAAAAAGGTATATGAAGAATTTGTTGCAAGCGGCGCAATAGCCCCGGTCAGGGAGACGCCGATAGATCAGCTGCGCAAATGGCCGAAGCCGATTGAAGAGGCTATAAAGACAGGAGAGGTCTCAGTTCAGCCGTTGTTTAAATCCACCATCTGCGACGACCGTGGTGACGAGCCGATGTATTGCGGTTATCCTGCTTCAGACCTTATTAACAAGGGATACGATGTCCCTCACGTTATAGGACTGCTCTGGACAAAACGGCTTATCTCATCTGATGAGGCAGAATTGATCAGGAGAATCCTGATGCTCTCAGCAGACCATGGGCCATGCGTGAGCGGCGCGCTGGCTACCATACTTGCGGCTTGTGCAGACATCCCGATGGCACAGGCAGTTGCTTCAGGCATCACCATGATTGGTCCCCGTTTCGGAGGCGCAGTAACAGATGCAGGCCGCTGGTTTAAATATGCCATTGACAATAACATGAGCGTCGAGGAATTTTTGGCGCATATGAAGGCAAATGTGGGCCCGGTCCCTGGAATCGGCCACAGGGTAAAGAGCGTAAACAATCCTGACAAGAGGGTTAAAGAGCTTGTCAGCTTTGCAAAGAGCCTTGGCAGGCAGCTTCCGCACCTTGATTTTGCACTTGAGGTGGAGAAGATAACGACCGGCAAGAAAGACAACCTTATCTTAAACGTGGACGGGACCATTGCAGTCGTCCTGTTAGACCTCGGATTCCCTGTTGAGAGTCTTAATGGATTCTTTATCCTTGCCCGCACTATGGGGCTTATCGGCCACTGGATAGACCAGAAACAACAGGCTGCACGTCTAATCCGCCTCCATCCATACCTTGCCAGGTATGCGACAGAGCCGAAGAGAGAGGCGCCCAGGGCCGGGGAACCTGTTGAAGTATAA
- the gltX gene encoding glutamate--tRNA ligase, which produces MSNTVRVRFAPSPTGFLHIGGVRTALFNWLFARHNKGAFILRIEDTDQDRSTDESIQAIIQGMEWLGLGWDEGPYRQTERMHIYKDHVDKLLQEDKAYHCYCTPEELEGRRKQALAEKRIPKYDGRCRELKVPVPGKTPAIRFKAPLGGETVVNDHVKGRIVFENAQLDDLIIMRSDGWPTYNFCVVVDDADMNITHVIRGDDHLNNTPRQIQLYKAFGYSTPEFAHLPMILGHDKTRLSKRHGATSVTAYRDMGYLPEALVNYLARLGWSYKDQEVFSRDELIEKFSLEHVGKSAAVFNPEKLLWLNSHYITGMDTKEISNRLRPFLTADGLITQDTHLDEVWMGKVIASLKERCRTLTEFASAARYFFSDDIETDPEAAKKFLISGNRGVLEDVLKGLETIPSSSEADIDALFKEIMANRGIKMGQVAQPVRVALTGRTVSPGIFEVLDILGKDKVLSRLRSAIDKISAESTG; this is translated from the coding sequence ATGTCTAACACAGTCCGCGTACGATTTGCCCCAAGCCCCACAGGCTTCCTCCACATAGGCGGTGTCAGGACCGCCCTGTTTAACTGGCTGTTCGCCCGCCACAACAAGGGTGCATTCATCCTCCGCATAGAGGACACGGATCAGGACCGTTCCACAGACGAATCCATCCAGGCTATCATCCAGGGTATGGAGTGGCTTGGCCTTGGCTGGGATGAGGGACCATATCGCCAGACAGAGAGGATGCACATCTACAAGGATCATGTTGATAAGCTGCTGCAGGAGGACAAGGCGTATCACTGCTATTGTACACCAGAAGAGCTTGAAGGCCGCAGGAAACAGGCCCTTGCTGAAAAGCGCATCCCTAAATATGACGGCAGGTGCAGGGAGTTGAAAGTACCTGTCCCCGGAAAGACGCCTGCAATCCGTTTCAAGGCGCCTCTCGGGGGAGAGACAGTTGTCAATGACCATGTGAAGGGACGTATCGTTTTTGAAAATGCCCAGCTCGATGACCTGATAATAATGCGCTCCGACGGCTGGCCTACATATAATTTCTGCGTTGTTGTGGATGATGCTGACATGAACATAACTCACGTTATAAGGGGCGATGATCATCTTAATAATACACCGCGCCAGATTCAGCTATATAAGGCATTTGGCTACAGCACGCCTGAATTTGCCCACCTCCCGATGATACTGGGCCACGACAAGACAAGGCTTTCCAAGCGGCACGGCGCAACATCAGTAACAGCATACAGAGACATGGGCTATCTCCCCGAGGCTCTCGTAAATTATCTTGCGAGGCTTGGCTGGTCTTACAAGGACCAGGAGGTATTCAGCCGCGATGAACTCATAGAGAAGTTTTCTCTGGAGCATGTAGGCAAGTCAGCCGCAGTGTTTAACCCTGAGAAGCTGCTGTGGCTCAACAGCCACTACATTACAGGTATGGACACGAAGGAGATTTCAAACCGCCTGAGGCCGTTTCTCACAGCCGATGGCCTTATCACACAGGACACTCACCTTGATGAGGTATGGATGGGTAAGGTTATAGCATCCCTTAAGGAGCGGTGCCGCACACTCACAGAATTTGCAAGCGCAGCCAGGTATTTCTTCTCTGATGATATTGAGACAGACCCTGAGGCCGCAAAAAAGTTTCTCATATCCGGCAACAGGGGAGTCCTTGAAGACGTGTTAAAGGGACTTGAGACGATCCCTTCCTCTTCTGAGGCAGATATAGACGCGCTCTTCAAAGAGATTATGGCAAACAGGGGCATCAAGATGGGTCAGGTTGCCCAGCCGGTGCGCGTTGCCCTTACCGGCCGCACAGTCAGTCCAGGGATATTTGAGGTTTTAGACATACTGGGCAAAGACAAGGTCTTATCGCGCCTCAGATCAGCTATTGACAAAATCTCCGCTGAATCCACCGGCTAA
- a CDS encoding ATP citrate lyase yields the protein MAKVLEGPGMDLLEKWGMKVPNHVVVTSVEQLDHLATANKWMHEGRLVAKAHEAIGSRMKLGLVKVDLDLKGAIAATKQILGHKVGTMTISQVIISEMVPHEVEYYLAVKSTREGADILMADFGGIEVESRWNDIKRISVEVGDVPSTEQLEKLAKEAGFKGDMTGKIAQFAKNLFDCYEREDGQYLEINPLSVTAGGELIALDMVTMLDADARFRHPDWNFSFASEFGRPYTEDERAIMEIDSRIKGSVKFIEIPGGDIALLPAGGGASVYYADAIVAQGGKIANYAEYSGDPQDWAVEALTERVASLPNIKHIIVGGAIANFTNVKKTFAGIIAGFRNVRAKGKLKDVNIWVRRGGPYEKEGLEAMRALEQEGFKIHVYDRYTPLTDIVDYALQGKTN from the coding sequence ATGGCAAAAGTATTGGAAGGACCAGGCATGGACCTGCTGGAAAAATGGGGTATGAAGGTTCCAAACCATGTCGTAGTAACTTCAGTAGAACAGCTTGATCATCTGGCTACCGCAAATAAGTGGATGCATGAAGGACGCCTTGTAGCAAAGGCACACGAGGCTATTGGAAGCAGGATGAAACTTGGTTTAGTTAAAGTAGACCTTGACCTTAAAGGTGCAATAGCAGCGACAAAACAGATACTCGGTCACAAGGTAGGCACAATGACCATATCACAGGTCATCATATCAGAGATGGTGCCTCATGAAGTGGAATATTATCTTGCCGTGAAATCAACAAGAGAAGGCGCAGACATACTTATGGCAGATTTCGGTGGTATAGAGGTTGAATCAAGGTGGAACGATATAAAGCGCATATCAGTAGAGGTCGGTGATGTCCCTTCAACCGAACAATTGGAAAAACTTGCAAAAGAGGCAGGCTTCAAGGGTGACATGACAGGCAAAATAGCGCAGTTTGCAAAGAATCTCTTTGACTGCTATGAGCGTGAAGACGGCCAGTACCTTGAGATTAACCCACTCTCAGTAACAGCGGGGGGAGAGCTCATAGCCCTTGATATGGTCACTATGCTCGATGCTGATGCCCGCTTCAGACATCCGGACTGGAACTTCTCTTTTGCCTCTGAATTCGGACGCCCGTATACAGAGGACGAGAGGGCAATTATGGAGATTGATTCAAGGATAAAGGGCTCAGTAAAGTTTATTGAAATCCCGGGGGGAGACATTGCATTGCTTCCCGCAGGCGGCGGGGCAAGCGTCTATTATGCAGATGCAATCGTTGCCCAGGGCGGCAAGATTGCAAACTATGCAGAGTACTCAGGAGACCCGCAGGACTGGGCTGTTGAGGCGCTTACTGAAAGGGTTGCCTCATTGCCGAACATCAAACATATAATTGTGGGCGGTGCCATAGCCAATTTCACAAATGTAAAAAAGACATTTGCAGGCATTATTGCGGGATTCAGGAATGTAAGGGCAAAAGGTAAACTGAAGGATGTCAATATCTGGGTGCGCCGCGGGGGGCCGTATGAAAAGGAAGGGCTGGAAGCCATGAGGGCGCTTGAGCAGGAAGGTTTTAAGATACATGTTTACGACAGGTACACGCCGCTTACAGACATTGTAGATTATGCACTGCAGGGCAAAACAAATTAG
- a CDS encoding cation-translocating P-type ATPase, with product MNYHQKKSEDVLSALATSANGLSNSEAAKRLLEYGPNEIKEAARRTPLGMFLDQFRDFMIIILIVAAIISGLLGEVADTIAIVVIVILNAIMGFVQEYRAEKAIEALRLMATPASTVLREGVPHSVPTHEVVPGDVILLEAGKVVPADLRLIESAQIKIEEAALTGESVPVEKNIAPLYEEMVPLGDRRNMAYKGTIVSYGHGKGVVVATGMKTELGRIATMLQEEEEVKTPLQKRLAKFGSKLAIAVMVICAIVFGIGILRGEPPILMFLTAVSLAVAAIPEALPAVVTISLALGAKKLVKQNALIRKLPAVETLGSVTYICSDKTGTLTLNKMTVEEIYADGKLWKKGTDEFPRLDMLLTALSLNNDTHCDAKGTVVGDPTEIALYNIAKEKGFDKHETGDKFKRIGEIPFDSDRKCMTTFHTGLHEGKVVSFTKGAVDVLMDKSENLLTSDGRKPIDLATIHRINERMAADGLRVLGVAMRLWDTMPSSLSVDDVEDKLTLLGFVGMMDPPRAEARDAVTICREAGIRPVMITGDHPITARTIAGRIGIMDHDGDVMTGARLERMPMEDFEARVEHISAYARVAPEQKLKIVKALQDKGQYVAMTGDGVNDAPALKRADIGVAMGITGTDVSKEAAHMILLDDNFATIVKAIKEGREIFDNIRKFIKYVLTSNAGEVWTLFLAPFMGLPIPLLPIHLLWINLVTDGLPGLALTAEPAEKDVMKRHPRHPQESIFAHGLGAHILWVGFLLGSVTIFTQAWAYYTGHAHWQTMVFTVLCLSQMGHVLAIRSEKESLFSQGILSNKPLLGAVLLTFVLQLLTIYVPFLNPVFKTEPLSLSELLFALAMSSILFVAVEIEKWFKRRKEARRGENS from the coding sequence ATGAATTATCATCAGAAAAAGTCTGAAGATGTATTAAGCGCCCTTGCCACATCAGCTAACGGACTGTCAAACAGCGAGGCCGCCAAACGCCTCCTTGAATACGGCCCCAATGAGATTAAAGAGGCTGCCCGGAGAACGCCCCTTGGGATGTTCCTGGATCAGTTCAGGGACTTTATGATCATTATCCTTATAGTTGCCGCAATAATCTCAGGTCTCCTCGGTGAGGTGGCAGATACCATAGCAATTGTGGTTATTGTCATACTCAATGCCATCATGGGTTTTGTCCAGGAATACAGGGCAGAAAAGGCAATCGAGGCGCTCAGGCTGATGGCAACACCTGCATCAACTGTCCTGCGTGAAGGCGTTCCGCATTCAGTGCCCACTCATGAGGTCGTACCAGGAGATGTGATACTCCTTGAGGCAGGCAAAGTAGTGCCGGCAGACCTGAGGCTCATTGAGTCGGCCCAGATTAAAATAGAAGAGGCTGCACTGACTGGTGAGTCTGTGCCTGTGGAAAAGAATATTGCGCCTCTGTATGAGGAGATGGTTCCGCTTGGTGACAGGCGTAACATGGCCTATAAGGGGACTATCGTAAGTTACGGCCATGGCAAAGGGGTGGTCGTTGCCACAGGAATGAAGACTGAGCTGGGCCGTATCGCAACCATGCTTCAGGAGGAAGAAGAGGTAAAAACGCCCCTTCAGAAAAGGCTTGCCAAATTCGGGTCAAAGCTTGCAATTGCTGTAATGGTAATATGCGCAATAGTCTTTGGCATAGGGATACTGAGGGGTGAACCCCCCATACTGATGTTTTTAACGGCAGTCAGCCTTGCTGTGGCAGCCATCCCAGAGGCCCTGCCTGCAGTGGTTACAATCTCTCTCGCCCTCGGGGCAAAAAAACTCGTTAAACAGAATGCACTGATAAGAAAACTCCCTGCTGTAGAAACGCTTGGTTCAGTAACATATATATGTTCAGACAAAACAGGTACACTTACACTTAACAAAATGACAGTGGAAGAGATTTACGCAGACGGCAAATTATGGAAAAAGGGGACAGATGAATTTCCCCGGCTTGACATGCTGCTGACAGCCCTTTCCTTAAACAACGATACCCATTGCGATGCAAAGGGGACTGTGGTTGGGGACCCCACAGAGATAGCCCTCTATAACATAGCTAAAGAGAAGGGTTTTGATAAGCATGAAACAGGTGACAAGTTCAAACGCATCGGGGAGATCCCGTTTGACTCAGACAGAAAGTGCATGACAACATTCCACACGGGATTGCATGAGGGGAAAGTTGTTTCATTCACTAAGGGCGCTGTAGATGTCCTTATGGACAAGTCGGAAAACCTCCTCACTTCAGATGGCAGAAAACCAATAGATTTGGCAACAATTCACAGGATTAACGAAAGGATGGCCGCTGACGGGCTTAGGGTCCTTGGTGTGGCAATGCGGTTGTGGGATACCATGCCGTCTTCTCTTTCTGTTGATGATGTGGAAGATAAACTTACGCTTCTCGGATTTGTCGGTATGATGGACCCTCCGCGGGCAGAGGCGAGGGATGCAGTTACCATATGCAGGGAGGCGGGTATAAGGCCTGTTATGATAACAGGCGACCACCCGATCACGGCAAGGACAATAGCTGGCAGGATAGGCATTATGGACCATGACGGCGATGTTATGACAGGCGCCAGGCTCGAAAGAATGCCTATGGAAGATTTTGAGGCCAGGGTTGAACACATATCCGCTTATGCACGGGTCGCCCCTGAACAGAAGCTAAAGATAGTGAAGGCCCTGCAGGACAAGGGACAGTATGTGGCCATGACAGGTGACGGCGTTAATGATGCCCCGGCGCTCAAAAGGGCGGATATCGGGGTGGCAATGGGTATAACAGGCACAGATGTCTCAAAAGAAGCGGCGCACATGATACTCCTTGACGATAACTTTGCAACCATTGTGAAGGCCATCAAAGAGGGAAGGGAGATATTTGACAATATCAGGAAGTTTATAAAGTATGTCCTCACGAGCAATGCAGGGGAGGTCTGGACATTATTTCTTGCCCCATTTATGGGTCTGCCGATCCCCCTCCTGCCGATACACCTGCTCTGGATCAATCTTGTCACAGATGGCCTGCCTGGCCTTGCCCTTACTGCAGAACCTGCTGAAAAAGACGTTATGAAGCGGCATCCAAGGCACCCGCAGGAGAGTATATTTGCCCATGGACTTGGCGCTCATATCCTGTGGGTCGGATTCCTTCTTGGCAGTGTCACTATATTCACCCAGGCATGGGCTTACTACACCGGACATGCACACTGGCAGACAATGGTCTTTACAGTCCTCTGCCTGAGCCAGATGGGGCATGTCCTTGCCATCAGGTCAGAGAAAGAATCACTCTTTAGTCAGGGTATTTTGTCTAACAAGCCCCTGCTTGGGGCAGTTCTGCTGACCTTCGTACTACAGTTATTAACAATATATGTCCCATTTCTTAATCCTGTTTTTAAGACCGAGCCGTTGTCATTGAGTGAACTCCTGTTTGCGCTTGCTATGTCATCCATACTGTTTGTGGCTGTTGAGATAGAAAAGTGGTTCAAGAGGAGAAAAGAGGCCAGACGAGGAGAAAACTCTTGA